A genomic segment from Spinacia oleracea cultivar Varoflay chromosome 3, BTI_SOV_V1, whole genome shotgun sequence encodes:
- the LOC130470098 gene encoding uncharacterized protein translates to MLIEVDITKELPKTVQIQNSEGVAIRQKVEYDWLPPFCKSCKVMGHDCSIKKRNTTGFQPAVFVKPTQKIQKVWRPKEPRVNVVSVILEDETCAETVKEVASTVVENTLAAIAQPSDDGWRVVSRRRRETRSHISALGLAQVHTSVVSSSEDDDGGGGEGG, encoded by the coding sequence ATGTTGATTGAAGTGGACATCACAAAGGAGTTGCCAAAAACTGTGCAGATTCAGAATAGTGAAGGTGTGGCTATTAGGCAAAAGGTAGAATATGATTGGCTTCCCCCCTTCTGCAAATCCTGTAAGGTCATGGGACATGATTGTAGCATTAAAAAGAGAAATACCACTGGATTTCAGCCTGCAGTGTTTGTTAAGCCCACTCAAAAGATCCAGAAAGTTTGGAGGCCTAAAGAACCTAGAGTTAATGTTGTTTCTGTAATTTTGGAGGATGAGACATGTGCTGAAACTGTGAAGGAGGTGGCTTCTACTGTTGTTGAGAACACTCTAGCTGCTATTGCTCAACCTAGTGATGATGGGTGGAGGGTAGTATCTAGGAGAAGAAGGGAGACTAGATCTCATATTTCTGCTCTTGGTTTGGCTCAAGTTCATACTTCTGTGGTGAGTTCTTCTGAGGATGATGATGGAGGTGGGGGAGAAGGTGGGTGA
- the LOC110780653 gene encoding uncharacterized protein, translated as MIICSWNVRGLNSPSKVVEVRRFLQKNNVDVVALVETRVRENNVKKVQTKLGGECKWEMNYSYSPKGRIWVGWGHSLITYQVVNKTDQFIHGVICTKTGLTNFEFTALYGLHTIDHRKSLWVYLVNTAGTVSKPWLLMMDFNSVLYSGDMINGNQVQDSETRDFEGCIDTAGLTELKSCGHYFSWSNKGQGLSDHSPLVLTCNLEDHSKGRPFRFFNYMADHPSFNQVVQDGWKVNIQGTAMHQVWQKLKCVKKGLKTLHKKEFARLEERIDTIRTDLDGIQLQLAASPTDTELQVNEKRQTELHKKVSRDSGKCIKTKIKNSVVENRKLVTTEEIQKEICDFYKELVGSASDNLVGIDLDVVRKGSQLTADAAQGLVVPVTNDEIDVALAVKDDIYAAVKEFFDTGKMLRQVNNTSVTLIPKIQNATTRMQGVIGDMISNAQSGFIPGRNISDNILLASELVKCYSRKYISPRCMIKVDLKKAYDSIEWPFLKQMLQELGFLSKFVH; from the exons ATGATAATATGCTCATGGAATGTGAGGGGGCTTAATTCTCCTTCAAAGGTGGTAGAGGTGAGGAGGTTTTTGCAGAAGAATAATGTAGATGTTGTAGCTTTGGTGGAAACTAGGGTAAGAGAAAATAATGTCAAGAAAGTTCAGACTAAGCTTGGAGGTGAGtgcaagtgggaaatgaactaCTCCTACTCTCCTAAAGGGAGAATTTGGGTTGGTTGGGGACATAGTTTGATTACTTATCAGGTTGTGAATAAAACAGATCAGTTTATTCATGGAGTCATATGCACTAAGACTGGCTTAACAAATTTTGAATTTACTGCTCTCTATGGTCTACACACTATAGATCATAGAAAgtcattatgggtttatttGGTTAACACTGCAGGCACTGTGAGCAAGCCTTGGCTTCTTATGATGGATTTCAATTCTGTTTTATATTCTGGGGACATGATTAATGGTAATCAAGTTCAAGATAGTGAAACAAGGGACTTTGAGGGGTGTATTGATACTGCTGGTTTGACTGAACTGAAGAGTTGTGGCCACTACTTCTCCTGGAGTAATAAAGGGCAAG GACTTTCTGACCATTCTCCTCTTGTTCTCACTTGTAATTTGGAGGATCATTCTAAAGGGAGGCCTTTTAGGTTCTTCAACTATATGGCTGATCACCCTAGCTTTAATCAAGTGGTTCAAGATGGCTGGAAGGTTAATATTCAGGGCACTGCAATGCACCAGGTGTGGCAAAAGTTGAAATGTGTTAAGAAGGGTTTGAAAACATTACACAAGAAGGAGTTTGCAAGACTTGAGGAAAGAATTGACACTATTAGAACTGATCTAGATGGCATCCAACTCCAGCTGGCTGCTAGTCCCACTGACACTGAGTTACAGGTGAATGAAAAAAGGCAGACAGAGTTGCATAAAAAAGTTTCTAGGGATTCAGGAAAGTGCATAAAGacaaaaatcaagaattcaGTGGTTGAAAATAG GAAACTGGTTACTACAGAGGAAATTCAGAAAGAAATTTGTGACTTCTATAAGGAGCTTGTTGGGTCTGCCTCAGATAATCTTGTTGGAATTGATCTGGATGTTGTTAGGAAAGGGAGCCAATTGACTGCTGATGCTGCTCAAGGTCTAGTAGTTCCAGTTACTAATGATGAGATTGATGTTGCCTTAGCTG TTAAAGATGATATTTATGCAGCTGTGAAGGAATTCTTTGACACTGGCAAAATGCTGAGGCAAGTCAACAACACTTCAGTGACCTTGATTCCTAAGATTCAGAATGCTACAA CAAGAATGCAGGGTGTGATTGGTGATATGATAAGCAATGCTCAATCAGGGTTCATCCCTGGTAGGAACATTTCAGATAATATTTTGTTGGCCTCAGAGCTAGTCAAATGCTACTCTAGAAAGTACATCTCTCCTAGATGTATGATCAAAGTGGATTTAAAGAAGGCCTATGACTCTATTGAGTGGCCTTTTCTCAAACAGATGCTGCAAGAGTTGGGTTTTCTTAGTAAGTTTGTCCACTAG